One genomic window of Haloferax mediterranei ATCC 33500 includes the following:
- a CDS encoding NifU family protein, with protein sequence MSAESLERETRSYLSNNVPQIQEHGGFFEIQDIDEETGEVTVAIGGACSGCGIAPMTMNAIKHRLPDELEEISKVNVIRAGGPRAAVMPTKTEDMEEMEEYEDYSPPF encoded by the coding sequence ATGAGTGCCGAAAGCCTCGAACGAGAAACGCGGAGCTATCTGAGCAATAACGTCCCGCAGATACAGGAACACGGCGGCTTCTTCGAGATACAAGACATCGACGAGGAGACCGGAGAAGTGACCGTCGCCATCGGCGGTGCGTGCTCCGGATGTGGTATCGCACCGATGACGATGAACGCAATCAAACACCGACTGCCCGACGAACTCGAAGAGATTTCGAAAGTGAACGTGATTCGGGCGGGCGGCCCGCGCGCCGCCGTGATGCCAACCAAGACAGAAGATATGGAAGAAATGGAGGAGTACGAAGACTACTCCCCACCGTTCTGA
- a CDS encoding DUF7124 domain-containing protein, producing MTLAFELEALKHLADPNAAFSDARTWTKYVGVVSEKPTYVVTNFTRKERIRQDFFSGPRGVEESLGNVMRQFDTDRHVFIGTSDEDREMAEETGWEYLAVEDAAEAAEWALADDDEPVEDPFEDDGRDDWP from the coding sequence ATGACGCTCGCGTTCGAACTAGAGGCACTCAAACACCTTGCAGACCCGAACGCGGCGTTTTCGGACGCCCGGACGTGGACGAAGTACGTCGGCGTGGTGAGCGAAAAGCCCACCTACGTTGTGACCAACTTCACTCGGAAAGAGCGCATCCGTCAGGATTTCTTCTCCGGGCCACGCGGCGTCGAAGAGAGCCTCGGAAACGTGATGCGCCAGTTCGACACCGACAGACACGTCTTCATCGGCACGTCCGACGAGGACCGCGAGATGGCCGAGGAGACCGGTTGGGAGTATCTCGCCGTCGAAGACGCCGCCGAGGCCGCCGAGTGGGCGCTCGCCGATGACGACGAACCCGTCGAAGACCCCTTCGAAGACGACGGCCGCGACGACTGGCCGTAG
- a CDS encoding NAD(P)/FAD-dependent oxidoreductase, with protein sequence MSQSYVIVGDGVAGASAAETLREEEPDADITIITDEGEPLYNRILIKEFAKGKLPEAPISIHEESWYDDRDVDLVLNTLITDIDPEGHTVTAHDGTEFDYDKLLLAIGGTPTQLPVENSDADGIHHFWTFQDARDIKDHIEQADNSVVIGAGLLGIDLAAITAAQDVEGKYLMRGKAWWRYALSQDGAEIIHNALRERNVEPVFDSGVDHFEVDDDDRVTTAVDPNGDRYDADFVGIAIGLNFNTEIIKGTGIEYDNGIYTDEFMCTSHEDIFAAGDITEFHDLILGERAQNGAWGSAKEQGTIAAKNMVDYGSEEFRWVSSYSITHFDFPFLSFGHPTLGDDHVEAKYSDTEWRRLAIKDGKIVGGVLIGDLSPQTKYKKLMREQVDISGQKDVLMKQDFELDDLEGAAAEQ encoded by the coding sequence ATGAGTCAATCGTACGTGATCGTCGGCGACGGTGTCGCCGGGGCCTCAGCGGCTGAGACACTCCGCGAAGAGGAACCCGACGCCGACATCACCATCATTACGGACGAGGGTGAACCACTGTACAATCGTATTCTGATCAAAGAATTCGCCAAGGGCAAACTTCCCGAGGCACCCATCTCCATCCACGAAGAGTCGTGGTACGACGACCGCGACGTAGACCTCGTCCTGAATACGCTCATCACGGATATCGACCCCGAAGGACACACCGTCACGGCTCACGACGGTACCGAGTTCGACTACGACAAGCTCCTCCTCGCTATCGGTGGCACGCCGACGCAGCTTCCCGTCGAGAACTCCGACGCAGACGGTATTCACCACTTCTGGACGTTCCAGGACGCCCGCGACATCAAGGACCACATCGAGCAGGCCGACAACTCCGTCGTTATCGGCGCAGGTCTCCTCGGTATCGACCTCGCGGCCATCACCGCCGCACAGGACGTCGAAGGCAAGTATCTCATGCGCGGGAAGGCGTGGTGGCGCTACGCACTCTCCCAAGACGGTGCGGAGATTATCCACAACGCCCTCCGCGAGCGTAACGTCGAACCCGTCTTCGACTCCGGCGTCGACCACTTCGAAGTCGACGACGACGACCGTGTCACGACCGCTGTCGACCCCAATGGCGACCGCTACGACGCCGACTTCGTTGGTATCGCTATCGGCCTGAACTTCAATACGGAGATTATCAAGGGGACCGGTATCGAGTACGACAACGGTATCTACACGGACGAGTTCATGTGTACGAGCCACGAGGACATCTTCGCGGCCGGTGATATCACCGAGTTCCACGACCTTATCCTCGGCGAGCGCGCCCAGAACGGTGCGTGGGGCTCCGCCAAGGAACAGGGCACCATCGCGGCCAAGAACATGGTCGACTACGGCTCCGAAGAGTTCCGCTGGGTCTCGTCGTACTCCATTACGCACTTCGACTTCCCGTTCCTCTCGTTCGGTCACCCGACCCTCGGCGACGACCACGTCGAAGCGAAGTACTCCGACACCGAATGGCGGCGTCTCGCCATCAAGGACGGCAAAATCGTCGGTGGCGTCCTCATCGGCGACCTCTCGCCGCAGACGAAGTACAAGAAGCTCATGCGCGAACAGGTCGACATCAGCGGACAGAAAGACGTCCTGATGAAACAGGACTTCGAGCTGGACGACCTCGAAGGCGCAGCAGCAGAACAGTAA
- a CDS encoding winged helix-turn-helix domain-containing protein, protein MSNSASVREDSVLDCDDCLSPAEAFAIVADETRLTILEALWESPDRPVSFSDLRRRVGVDDSARFNYHLGKLRGQFVRKTDDGYDFRHAGEKVVRAVLAGTFNEDPVLPAFPAPGACVSCGGSLEADYGDEKLTISCADCARVHAHEEFPPGGLEGRTSDALLSAFDQRVRHLHCLAADGVCPECGGTTGTNLSRDSEPFDLDVVVTHRCAQCAYEAISPVGLVLLDESTVLGFLSSRGNDVCGTPFWQFPWVVGNDALTVVSDDPWHIRVRIEYGDEALVVDLDESLLVVDSTVEPIEATA, encoded by the coding sequence ATGAGTAATTCCGCATCCGTCCGCGAGGACTCCGTCCTCGACTGTGACGACTGTCTCTCCCCCGCCGAAGCCTTCGCAATCGTCGCCGACGAGACTCGACTGACCATTCTCGAAGCGCTCTGGGAGTCCCCGGACCGTCCCGTCTCGTTTTCCGACCTTCGTCGACGGGTCGGCGTCGACGATAGCGCGCGGTTCAACTACCATCTCGGGAAACTCCGCGGCCAGTTCGTCCGCAAAACCGACGACGGCTACGACTTCCGCCACGCCGGTGAGAAGGTCGTCCGCGCCGTATTGGCCGGAACGTTCAACGAAGACCCGGTCCTCCCGGCATTCCCCGCACCCGGGGCATGCGTCTCGTGCGGTGGGTCACTCGAAGCCGACTACGGCGACGAGAAACTCACCATCTCGTGCGCCGACTGCGCACGAGTTCACGCGCACGAGGAGTTCCCACCCGGCGGACTCGAAGGTCGGACCTCGGACGCACTTCTGTCGGCGTTCGACCAGCGGGTTCGCCACCTCCACTGTCTCGCCGCCGACGGCGTCTGCCCGGAGTGCGGCGGAACGACCGGAACCAACCTCTCGCGTGACTCCGAACCGTTCGACCTCGACGTGGTCGTGACCCACCGCTGCGCACAGTGTGCCTACGAAGCTATCTCGCCCGTTGGACTGGTCCTTCTCGATGAGTCCACCGTCCTCGGGTTCCTCTCCTCACGCGGGAACGACGTGTGCGGAACGCCCTTCTGGCAGTTCCCGTGGGTCGTCGGCAACGACGCCCTCACCGTGGTCTCGGACGACCCGTGGCACATCCGCGTCCGTATCGAATACGGCGACGAGGCGCTCGTCGTCGACCTCGATGAGTCCCTCCTCGTTGTCGATTCGACCGTCGAACCTATCGAAGCAACTGCATAA
- a CDS encoding DUF6149 family protein translates to MKIRQNIRHFATKKALTMPVIGDIATEKMVNLHVRIFGERADPDHREEREAHMAAFFECTFDTYLEALDAGFSEAEAREITHIQSNFDFYNHGWTEMMEFPVDEVEAHYERYGEFFERHDIDIANPLGEFRTIDIPDAPATLEKLDDPEHPHAEAGFADDVYVEDESGDVDVGGTEEPDDVDVTAAPGMQEVDNADEETA, encoded by the coding sequence ATGAAAATTCGCCAGAACATTCGTCATTTTGCGACGAAGAAGGCCCTCACGATGCCGGTCATCGGTGACATCGCCACCGAGAAGATGGTGAATCTCCACGTCCGAATCTTCGGCGAGCGCGCGGACCCAGACCACCGAGAAGAGCGCGAAGCCCACATGGCGGCGTTCTTCGAGTGCACCTTCGACACCTACCTCGAAGCGTTAGACGCCGGTTTTTCCGAGGCCGAGGCGCGCGAGATAACTCACATCCAATCTAATTTCGACTTCTACAACCACGGCTGGACCGAGATGATGGAGTTCCCGGTCGACGAGGTAGAAGCTCACTACGAGCGCTACGGGGAGTTCTTCGAGCGCCACGACATCGACATCGCCAACCCGCTGGGTGAGTTCCGGACTATCGACATTCCGGACGCACCCGCGACGTTGGAGAAATTAGACGACCCAGAACACCCGCACGCAGAGGCTGGCTTCGCCGACGACGTGTACGTCGAAGACGAGAGCGGCGATGTCGATGTCGGCGGCACTGAAGAACCGGACGACGTGGACGTGACGGCTGCACCCGGCATGCAAGAAGTCGACAACGCCGACGAAGAAACCGCGTAA